The genome window GTTCGGAGACGTCACCATGACGGCCGCCTTACTAGATCGGCTGACTCATCACGTTCATACCTTTGTCCTAACGGGTCAATCATACCGACTGAAGCAAAGCAAGACACGAAGCGGGGTGACGAAGATGACGGATGCCGGAGCATACTCAGATCAGCCAGTGACATCCTAAACAGGTAGGATTTAGTGGTAAACTTTTCGATTGTCATTCACAAGAACTGGCTGTACTGGATCCCATCGGGGTTTGCCTGCTTGTACTCATACCATAAAAGGTGCAGAGTAACGGACTTCTTGCTTTTGAGCTCGCGGTGAATCTGTTGATCACGTCGCCGACGGTGCCGTGGGCAACTTGCAGGCTTTCGGCAATCTGGCGACGGCTCAACCCCATCTCGTGATAAAGCCTCAGAATCTCCCTAATCTTGCGCATCGACGACCTCCTATTTGCCACGGCCCCCAATCACCCTCCCAAAAGCATCTTGCTTACGGGAGTTCGGTGGCTTCACTTGGCGATCCTCCTGTGGCATAGTTGCCGGCGCGCATCAGCTCCGAGCCAAGGTCATTGCCCTGGACGATTTGCCCCGGAATCAGTGGACGATTTGGACCGGAATGTGCACCTGATCTTGATCTCGACGATATCGATTGGTCCTTCAGCCGACTCGCGGCTAGCTGCAGCATGTGTGCCAATTTGTCGACAGGTTGATGCAAATGAACTGTAACAAGGAGGGGTCTGGGTGATCTGCGGCATCTACCGGCCTCACAGATCCATAGGGGCAGACCTAATTGATCGCGGATGTTGTTGAGACATAGGTTCATCCCCCACTTACGGTTACTTTTCTTAGGGCTCGGTTTCGCAGAAAGAGGTATATCATTGCGGTAATGCAATTCGACAAGAGCAGAACAATAATCTCTCTACTGGCGTCTATGTGTCTCCCAAGCATTAGCTGTATAGGGTTGTAGAATAGCCCTTCAAACGGAAGCGCTCTTATTACTCTTAGCACCGTCATGGGATAGAAACTAAGCGGGATTGCCCTTCCAGATAGCAGACTCACTAGGGCAATCTTAAGCTTTGATATGCCCCAAATGCTGCTAGTGTAGAATATGGTGGACCCCTTCGTCAAGACACCGTTAATAGGTTTCCTAAGCAATGCCCCGTACGCTTGTGAGGGGTGAGGGTGGTCCTTGGCGTAGGCCCCAGGGGGTGCTCTGCGGGACCCGGGCGCAGGGGGTGTACTTCGCCGGGGCACCGGGACGCTGGCTTGACCCACACATGGCGAGACTTATGCACAGGGCGCCATGAGCGTGCAGAGGACCCCGCCTTAGCATCCGCGGATCGCACCTCCCCCCACACTGAAGGCTGCTGGGGCGGTCCGCCTGTTTTACCCCAGATACACCTCAGCCGGAGTCCTGTATGCTAGCGCTTGATGAGGCCTGAGGTCATTGTAAAACCCGATGCAGTCCCCAATGCCAAGTCTGGCCTCGCGCGGGATTGAGTACTCCTTATCTCCAAGCCCCGAAGCAGGTAAGGATATAGCCTGCTCTGAAGATCGCGGCGGCTCAGGTTCGGCCCCGGGCAGATCTCGGCGATCTGCATGTCGCTCATGCAGTGCTGAATCCGCTTTCGGTTAACCTGCCAGCCGCGCCGGCACAGCTCTTCAGTGATGCGCCTTGAGCCGTAGAAAGGGCGCGCAGTATAGATCTCGTCTATCTCCCGCCTGATGGCCACTTCCTCTGGGGATGGAGGCCTGGGAGCGTAATACAGGCTGGATCGGCTCACGCCGAGCAGCTTAGCCTGAACACTGAGCGGAATCTTCGAGCCCCCCAGTTCAAGCAGTTCCACACGTTCAGATTTGGACACGGTTGATGCCAGTCCTTTTTTACCAAGCTAGTTGAGTGTTCAGCCGCCCGATCTCTGCATAAAGCTCCTTCAGCCCCCGTTCGTGGGCGGCTCTCAGCGTTTCCTGCGAGCGCCCTTCGTCAGCGAACAGGCTCGTCATGTTCTCAACGGCAGTAGCTTTCCAGCGAACTAACAGCGAAGGGGATACGCCTAACTCAGACGCAATCTTGGATATGGGCCTATCCTCCCTGAGAAGCGCCATTACGGCTTCGGCCTTGAATGACGGTGTGTAGCTCTTTCTCATGGGCACAGTCTATCGTATTCCTCCTCGCTGCAGTGTCCAGATTCCTGAGTCCACTATATCCTGCCCCATTCAAAATTCA of Clostridia bacterium contains these proteins:
- a CDS encoding ATP-binding protein; translation: MYWWSSFRLAYTLEFSRWAEVFGDVTMTAALLDRLTHHVHTFVLTGQSYRLKQSKTRSGVTKMTDAGAYSDQPVTS